One genomic region from Haloarcula taiwanensis encodes:
- a CDS encoding cobalt ECF transporter T component CbiQ, which produces MSGRDLLDRTVTAIAASAQWFLLAEDLPDRDGFLQAVTPTVKLVGIATLVALTVTQQALAVVSALALLATALAAISRVPIRTFLGRLTGPPVFAFVVVAPQAFLMHGPSLGSLPLSAAGVDYVLTFAVRVTACVGFLSVLLLTTRFADLLAAFRRLRVPSIVVSLLGITYRYLLLFFAELERMVRARRSRTIAEPSLRRNWRDSGHFVGSFLVRSLERGERVQRAARARGGTGPTPAQPRKPLGRADLTFGLIVALAVAVVVVA; this is translated from the coding sequence ATGTCCGGCAGGGACCTGCTCGACCGGACGGTCACAGCGATTGCGGCCAGCGCCCAGTGGTTCCTGCTTGCTGAGGACCTGCCGGATCGAGACGGGTTCCTCCAGGCCGTTACGCCGACTGTCAAGCTCGTCGGTATTGCGACGCTCGTCGCGCTTACCGTGACACAGCAGGCGCTGGCAGTCGTCAGCGCGCTCGCGCTCCTCGCCACAGCACTTGCGGCCATTTCTCGGGTACCTATCCGTACTTTTCTGGGTCGTCTGACCGGTCCACCGGTGTTCGCGTTCGTTGTCGTCGCCCCGCAAGCGTTCTTGATGCATGGCCCCTCGCTGGGGTCGCTTCCCCTCTCGGCCGCTGGCGTCGACTATGTGCTCACGTTCGCCGTCCGCGTAACTGCGTGTGTCGGCTTTCTGTCCGTGCTGCTGTTGACGACTCGCTTCGCCGACCTGCTGGCGGCGTTTCGCCGGCTTCGGGTCCCGTCGATTGTCGTTTCGCTGCTCGGAATCACGTATCGCTATCTCCTCCTCTTTTTTGCCGAACTCGAACGCATGGTTCGGGCTCGACGGAGCCGAACCATCGCCGAGCCGAGCCTCCGCCGGAACTGGCGCGATTCGGGGCACTTCGTGGGCTCGTTTCTCGTCCGGAGCCTGGAACGCGGCGAGCGGGTCCAGCGGGCCGCCCGCGCCCGCGGCGGCACTGGCCCGACGCCGGCACAGCCCCGGAAACCGCTCGGGCGGGCCGACCTCACCTTCGGTTTGATCGTTGCACTCGCTGTCGCGGTGGTGGTTGTCGCGTGA
- a CDS encoding metal transporter: protein MVPDYPDWLPRALAALLVLTLLAPVFGWAAGQVGYAEPLENAAEATGATEHATAVGTALFPDYGVPGLGGATGTFVSAVVGTALTLLLGAAIGRVLGTDVDGRQ from the coding sequence ATGGTACCGGACTACCCCGACTGGCTACCCCGTGCGCTCGCCGCGCTACTGGTCCTGACCCTGCTCGCGCCGGTGTTTGGGTGGGCGGCTGGCCAGGTTGGCTACGCCGAACCGCTGGAAAATGCCGCCGAGGCGACCGGCGCGACAGAACACGCCACCGCCGTCGGGACGGCGCTGTTTCCGGACTACGGCGTCCCCGGCCTCGGCGGCGCGACTGGGACGTTCGTATCGGCTGTCGTCGGGACCGCGCTGACGCTCCTCCTCGGTGCCGCTATCGGACGCGTACTCGGAACGGACGTCGACGGACGGCAATAG
- a CDS encoding cobalt ABC transporter, whose amino-acid sequence MTAIEATDLCYAYPDGTLAVDGVDASIERGERVALLGPNGAGKSTLLELLGGLVDPDGGQVRYFGETTDADTVRSRLSVLTQNPADYLFNPTVREDLAYGPAQLDCDRAEVDRRVRRVADRLALDGLLSKPPFRLSGGEQRRAALASALTVEPDVLLLDEPVSNVDAANRRTILDLLDELAADGVTLVVSTPDTELVPHVADRVLLLDDTGAVAARGTTRQILTDTGLLRDCDLRPPQVVRLFEGRTENVPLTVDGAAERLDTDGPDTVE is encoded by the coding sequence GTGACTGCTATCGAAGCCACCGACCTCTGCTACGCCTACCCTGACGGAACGCTGGCCGTCGACGGCGTCGACGCATCCATCGAGCGCGGCGAGCGTGTGGCACTGCTCGGTCCGAACGGGGCTGGCAAGTCGACGCTGCTGGAACTGCTGGGCGGTCTGGTCGACCCTGACGGCGGGCAGGTGCGGTACTTCGGGGAGACGACCGACGCCGACACTGTCCGCAGTCGCCTCAGTGTCCTCACGCAGAATCCTGCCGATTACCTGTTCAATCCGACCGTCCGGGAGGACCTCGCCTACGGGCCGGCACAGCTCGACTGCGACCGTGCGGAAGTCGACCGCCGCGTCCGGCGAGTCGCGGACCGGCTTGCCCTCGATGGCCTCCTGTCGAAGCCGCCGTTCCGACTTAGCGGGGGTGAACAGCGCCGCGCCGCTCTTGCAAGCGCGCTCACCGTCGAGCCGGACGTGCTGTTGCTCGATGAGCCGGTGAGCAACGTCGACGCCGCGAACCGGAGAACGATTCTCGACCTGCTCGACGAACTCGCGGCCGATGGCGTCACGCTCGTCGTCTCGACGCCGGACACCGAACTCGTCCCGCACGTCGCGGACCGGGTTCTGTTGCTCGACGATACCGGCGCGGTTGCCGCGAGGGGGACGACCAGACAGATCCTGACCGACACCGGGCTACTTCGGGACTGTGACCTGCGTCCGCCACAGGTCGTCAGACTGTTCGAGGGCCGAACAGAGAACGTGCCGCTGACCGTCGACGGGGCTGCCGAACGGCTGGACACGGACGGTCCGGATACCGTGGAGTGA
- a CDS encoding ring-cleaving dioxygenase: MTNVTPTPGIHHVTCIASDPQQNMNFWVETLGLRLVKRSINQDDPSTYHFFFADAEGNPGTSMTFFPWENHAQGKVGSGQVSRTAFRVPEGSLDYWEDRFEEYGVDYDDRVERFGETVLPFRDPDGLPVELVEVEIPDDDPTEPWTAFVPEDAAIRGFHSVTLWLADPEPTEELLRTMGLEEVGTEQAQGDTPGDERTRFAAPGTVGTYVDVLPTIEGGRQGHGTVHHVAFQTPTDEDQQSMREAVRGAGLRPTSQIDRHWFRSVYFREFGGILIELATSDPGYDSDEPLDDLGGRLVLPGKFEDRREEIEAGLTDVTIPQPAAAEAGD; this comes from the coding sequence ATGACTAACGTCACCCCGACACCGGGTATCCACCACGTCACGTGTATCGCGAGCGACCCACAGCAAAACATGAACTTCTGGGTCGAAACACTCGGTCTCCGGCTCGTCAAGCGCTCGATCAATCAGGACGATCCCAGCACGTACCACTTCTTCTTTGCCGACGCCGAGGGGAACCCAGGGACGAGCATGACCTTCTTCCCGTGGGAAAACCACGCACAGGGCAAAGTCGGCTCCGGACAGGTCTCACGCACAGCGTTCCGCGTGCCGGAGGGCAGCCTCGACTACTGGGAGGACCGCTTCGAGGAGTACGGTGTCGACTACGACGACCGCGTCGAGCGGTTCGGTGAGACTGTCCTCCCGTTCCGCGATCCGGACGGACTGCCGGTCGAACTGGTCGAAGTCGAGATTCCTGACGACGACCCGACCGAGCCGTGGACGGCGTTCGTCCCCGAAGACGCCGCCATCCGTGGCTTCCACTCTGTGACGCTGTGGCTGGCTGACCCCGAACCTACGGAGGAGCTGCTCCGGACGATGGGCCTCGAAGAAGTCGGTACCGAGCAGGCACAGGGCGACACGCCCGGCGACGAACGGACTCGATTCGCCGCGCCGGGGACCGTTGGGACGTACGTCGACGTGTTGCCGACCATCGAGGGCGGGCGGCAGGGCCACGGCACGGTCCACCACGTCGCCTTCCAGACGCCGACCGACGAGGACCAGCAGTCGATGCGCGAGGCCGTCCGCGGGGCGGGGCTGCGCCCCACGTCGCAGATAGACCGCCACTGGTTCCGGTCGGTGTACTTTCGTGAGTTCGGCGGCATCCTGATCGAACTCGCCACCAGCGACCCCGGCTACGACAGCGACGAGCCACTCGACGACCTTGGTGGCCGGCTGGTGCTGCCCGGGAAGTTCGAGGACCGACGCGAGGAAATTGAGGCGGGGCTCACAGACGTGACGATTCCCCAGCCAGCGGCCGCCGAAGCCGGCGACTAA
- a CDS encoding metal transporter has protein sequence MHIPDGYIDLPLALLFGALAVVVLSVAAKRVNGEIPDTRAPLLGVVAASIFAAQMLDWPIPGGTSAHFVGGAFAAILLGPHLGALCVATVVTIQALVFGDGGIVVLGANVFNMAIVEVYVGYAIYRLLVPYGEFRAAFVAGWLGITAGALTAALQLGLSSAFQYQLLTTLSIMGVGHLVLGLIEGAITASVYRYLARARPDLRPNAAPEVSA, from the coding sequence ATGCATATTCCTGACGGATATATCGATCTGCCGCTTGCACTGCTGTTCGGTGCGCTTGCGGTCGTCGTTCTGAGCGTCGCTGCAAAGCGCGTCAACGGTGAGATACCTGACACTCGTGCACCGTTGCTCGGCGTCGTCGCGGCGAGCATTTTCGCCGCACAGATGCTCGACTGGCCGATTCCGGGCGGTACCAGCGCCCACTTTGTCGGGGGCGCGTTCGCGGCGATTCTCCTCGGTCCGCATCTGGGCGCACTCTGTGTCGCGACTGTCGTCACGATTCAGGCGCTCGTCTTCGGCGACGGCGGCATCGTGGTGCTCGGCGCGAACGTGTTCAACATGGCTATCGTCGAGGTGTACGTCGGCTATGCCATCTATCGTCTGCTCGTCCCGTACGGTGAATTTCGCGCTGCCTTCGTCGCGGGGTGGCTGGGAATTACGGCCGGCGCGCTGACCGCCGCCCTCCAGCTTGGCCTCTCCTCGGCGTTCCAGTACCAGTTGCTGACGACACTGTCGATAATGGGCGTCGGGCATCTCGTGCTGGGGCTGATTGAGGGTGCCATCACCGCCTCGGTGTACCGGTACCTCGCTCGCGCTCGCCCTGACCTCCGGCCCAACGCCGCACCGGAGGTGAGCGCGTGA
- a CDS encoding alpha/beta hydrolase: protein MNNNRQLWIVAAVSLLLIFGGSGLAWTVQTDGGSVEVRDVRFSGTNGTMMSGTLYIPEEASSASPQPGVLAVHGYINSKETQSPFAIEYARRGFVVLAIDQTGHGYSDPPAFKNGYGGPDSLEYLRSLDYVDNENIGLEGHSMGGWTVVTAAAAHPDGYESMVIEGSSTGSNRAPEGTDSFPRNLAVVFSEYDEFSPLMWGTASASDVEQSDKLQTVFGTDSAVTESRTYGSVDDGTARRLYTPATTHPGDHFSTAAIGASIEWLQLTLEGEDEMDPSNQVWYWKSLGTFIALIGGVLSLFPAGGLLVERASTDRLRREYPEGKGMTGAKRYAASLLAATIPIVTYFPLQDAAPAIIGLSWLFPQQINNGVIVWALGNAVITAVLFAVWHYTTNADDPSVSLANYGLDTGDGARTVGVSVLAGVATVAVLYLLEAVVAFLFQTDFRIWVFAIKLLSPAQFRISFSYLLPLFAFFVVLGALLHGQLRPEGESRSLRRAMATNWLIVVGGFVVLLAVQYVPLLSGRPLPLGHPLLTILALQFVALLSIVSFVSTYFFRKTGRVWVGATINAVLVTWVIVAGTATQFPV from the coding sequence ATGAACAATAACAGACAGCTGTGGATCGTAGCTGCAGTGTCGTTGCTCCTGATATTCGGCGGCAGCGGCCTCGCGTGGACAGTACAGACCGACGGCGGGTCCGTGGAGGTCCGCGACGTGCGGTTCTCTGGGACCAACGGAACGATGATGAGCGGAACGCTGTACATCCCTGAGGAAGCCAGCAGCGCGTCCCCGCAACCAGGGGTGTTAGCCGTCCACGGGTACATCAACTCGAAAGAGACCCAGTCCCCGTTCGCTATCGAGTACGCACGACGGGGTTTCGTTGTCCTCGCTATCGACCAGACCGGTCACGGCTACTCTGACCCACCGGCGTTCAAGAACGGGTACGGTGGCCCTGATAGCCTCGAATACCTCCGGTCGCTGGACTACGTCGACAACGAAAACATCGGCCTCGAAGGGCATTCGATGGGCGGCTGGACCGTCGTCACGGCGGCCGCGGCCCACCCAGACGGGTACGAGTCGATGGTTATCGAGGGGTCATCGACTGGATCGAACCGCGCTCCTGAAGGCACTGATTCGTTCCCACGGAACCTCGCCGTCGTGTTCAGTGAGTACGACGAGTTCTCCCCGCTGATGTGGGGGACGGCGAGTGCGTCCGACGTTGAGCAGAGCGACAAACTCCAGACGGTGTTTGGGACGGACAGCGCTGTCACGGAGAGTCGCACCTACGGGAGCGTTGATGACGGCACTGCACGGCGGCTATACACGCCGGCAACGACTCATCCCGGCGACCACTTCTCGACCGCAGCCATCGGCGCGTCCATCGAGTGGCTCCAGCTAACACTTGAGGGCGAGGACGAGATGGATCCGAGCAATCAGGTCTGGTACTGGAAGTCGCTGGGCACCTTTATCGCCCTCATCGGTGGTGTGCTGTCACTGTTCCCGGCTGGTGGTCTGCTCGTCGAACGGGCATCGACCGACAGACTCCGGCGCGAGTACCCTGAAGGGAAGGGGATGACCGGCGCGAAACGCTACGCGGCGTCGCTACTTGCCGCCACCATTCCGATTGTGACGTACTTCCCGCTACAGGACGCCGCACCGGCGATAATCGGGCTCAGTTGGCTGTTCCCACAGCAGATCAACAACGGCGTGATCGTCTGGGCACTGGGGAACGCGGTCATCACGGCGGTCCTGTTCGCGGTGTGGCATTACACGACCAACGCTGACGACCCGTCGGTTTCGCTGGCGAACTACGGGCTTGATACGGGCGACGGCGCGCGGACGGTCGGCGTCTCGGTCCTAGCCGGCGTCGCTACCGTCGCCGTGCTGTACCTGCTGGAAGCCGTCGTGGCGTTCCTGTTCCAGACGGACTTCCGCATCTGGGTGTTTGCCATCAAACTCCTCTCCCCGGCGCAGTTCCGGATCAGCTTCTCGTATCTCCTGCCACTGTTTGCCTTCTTCGTCGTCCTCGGCGCACTCTTGCACGGTCAGCTCCGTCCCGAGGGTGAGTCCCGGTCGCTCCGCCGTGCAATGGCGACGAACTGGCTCATCGTCGTCGGCGGGTTCGTCGTGTTGTTGGCGGTTCAGTACGTCCCGCTGCTGTCCGGCCGGCCACTGCCGCTTGGCCACCCGTTGCTGACAATTCTGGCGCTACAGTTCGTCGCCCTGCTCAGCATCGTATCCTTCGTTAGCACCTACTTCTTCAGGAAGACGGGTCGGGTCTGGGTCGGCGCGACGATCAACGCCGTCCTCGTGACGTGGGTTATTGTCGCCGGAACCGCGACGCAGTTCCCCGTCTAG
- a CDS encoding phosphopantetheine adenylyltransferase produces MADADRTAILGGTFTPIHNGHRALLHKAFQTASHDGSGDGHVIVGLTSPELATETRSDPTHVEQLGAYDDRRSALASELDQLGEPYTATYEIVRLDDTQGPAATRADVDALVASPEAKAQRRAYELNQQRRDAGLHPLEIHTPPFVVAEDGTRISSTRIRNGEIDVHGRLLASE; encoded by the coding sequence ATGGCAGACGCGGACCGGACAGCGATTCTCGGCGGGACCTTCACACCAATTCACAACGGCCACCGGGCGCTCCTGCATAAGGCGTTTCAGACCGCAAGTCACGACGGGAGCGGCGATGGTCACGTCATCGTTGGTCTGACCAGCCCTGAACTGGCCACAGAGACGCGTAGTGACCCGACACACGTCGAACAGTTGGGTGCGTACGATGACCGTCGAAGCGCGCTCGCGTCCGAGCTGGACCAGTTGGGTGAGCCGTATACCGCCACGTATGAGATTGTCCGGTTAGACGACACGCAGGGACCGGCCGCGACACGGGCGGACGTGGATGCGCTCGTCGCCTCGCCGGAGGCGAAGGCACAGCGCCGCGCCTACGAACTCAACCAACAGCGGCGAGACGCGGGGCTCCACCCGCTGGAAATCCACACGCCGCCGTTCGTCGTCGCCGAAGACGGCACGCGAATCAGCAGCACCCGGATCCGGAACGGCGAAATCGACGTGCACGGCCGCCTGCTCGCCTCGGAATGA
- a CDS encoding nickel responsive regulator — protein MSEDLDRISLTLPSSMVERLDGIVDEWEYASRSEAIRDSLRDFFATYEWESGDEQHHHGTIVIVHDHHVSGIADELQTVQHEMADIITSVQHIHLSHDTCMETLVVEGAGDTITELANRLRAIGGVQQVKVVVVDE, from the coding sequence ATGAGTGAGGATCTCGACCGGATCAGCCTGACACTTCCATCGTCGATGGTCGAACGACTCGACGGCATCGTCGACGAGTGGGAATACGCGAGCCGGTCGGAGGCGATACGCGACTCGCTACGTGACTTCTTTGCGACCTACGAATGGGAATCCGGTGATGAACAACACCACCACGGAACCATTGTCATCGTCCACGACCACCACGTCTCGGGCATCGCTGACGAACTCCAGACCGTCCAACACGAGATGGCCGACATCATCACCTCCGTGCAGCACATCCATCTCTCCCACGACACCTGTATGGAAACGCTAGTCGTCGAGGGCGCGGGCGACACAATCACGGAGTTAGCCAACCGACTCCGGGCGATTGGCGGCGTCCAGCAGGTCAAGGTCGTGGTTGTTGATGAGTGA